The genomic window GTATACAATGACAAAGTTGAGATTGTAAAAAGAAACTAAATCCTTCCAAACCATATTTCCTTGCATGCAGCCTATAATTTTGTTAGTTTAATGGCTCCAAATTTCAACATCAGCAAGGTAGTCCAGTAAAACAATTTGTACGTAGGGATTATGTAGGATCATTGCAAGTCCTTCTATATACTCTTGCTATGCATGTATGCATACATGTGTGCGTTATGTACCACTGACCATAACAAAATTAACATATATTCACCATTATTGTTTATAATTGAATATATTTCTTTCAACACAAATTTCTTTTCGCATTTTGACAGTCCATTATtcaatttcttttaaaaaattatgataaaaaattctcAAATAGGAGCTCTTAATTTACTACTTAGTTCATCATCAGATAAAAGAACTAAACGTTCCACCATCATGTAGTATGAACATATTTGATTCAGACTTACAGTAACATGCTGGATCTAATATAACGGGATCACCATTCTCATCACAACCGATGTTCCCACTCCATAAGTCTCCATGAAGTAAGCACGGTTCAATCACAACACCTTCAAAAAGTTGTCGCATATTCTTTATCAACCTCTGACCTGTCAAAGTGCAATTGAAAGAGAATACATCAAAAAGTCTAcctaaaaatatcaaaatgaagttcaaaaagaaacaaCTTGGGCCAGGCTTATTCAAGAAGTTGCCTGTGCAAATCCTATGGATGGCAAAATTTGACTTGTACCTGCCAACCCACATAAACCCACCTGCAATAAATAGGTTTCATTTGGGTCTTCATAAAGTCAGGTTGATTCTCAGTCAACACAAAATCAACCCGACTACAAATCAGCGGCTTTGGGCATAGCCCCCACATCTAATGGGCCACCTGGGTCAATCCAGTTGGAAAACAAATGGTGCCTAGATCCAATATAGTTGatagttctttatttttttatacgcAGTTCGGTTTTTACTTAAAAACAAAAGGGTTATGTAGGGTGATGGCCTTGGGGGATCATGGGATTTGGGATGTGCGGGTGCATTGTGGATTTAACTTGTAAAACTTCCAAAGCATGTCTACCACACATAGATATTGGAGGGGGTTCATTGAAGAGAACATAAACAAGTCTTCTACATATTTGGATACCAACAAGGTGTTTATAATGTACCATATCACTATTAACAAAAACCcaaaataaacaaaaaagaaaaagcaagtTGCCTCAAAAACTGAAGCACCTTTTTCATGCATACTGGAATCCCCATATTGCTTCAGTGCCAACTTTAATTGATAGCCCAATCTGTGCTCAGCAAAAAACTCAATCCAATCTGAAGACCAAGTGTTTATCTGGGGAGTACTGCAGCAAGAAAATTGAAGGTGTCAGAGCATGGTAACAAAATTTAACAAAATATGATTGGTCTTgtgattagatacaaatatgataaAAGAACCATGCAAAACCACTTTGCATGCAGGCTAAACACGTTGGGCAGAGGAAGCGTATAAGCAGACAAGTAAGAGAGTCCAAGTATAAAAGAGAATGCAAAACCACAATATTCTATAGGACAAGAAGAAGAATACCAGTCCATGACCACTTGTAAGCTTTTTTGACAATAAGCAGGCTAATGAAgggatatttttatgcatgcaaatggCAAGATCTTCAGAGAATTGGAAGAACAACAGTTGAAAACAATGTTCAAGAGAAGTTTCACCTGCCAATTGTATTATCAACAGCAAACCCAAAGCCCTTCTCCGACTTCCCAGCTTTATGCATTTCAGCAAGATTTCTTCCTAGAACCGACTGAGGACAGATATGTCATTACACAAAGTCAATCTTCAATGCTAGCTTCTAAATATAATGAATTAGTGTCACCTGACTTCCCCTGGAAGATCCAAACTTGATAAATTCCATGATAATATAGGAGCCACCAGTTGGTAAAGGTCCAACCTGCAAGTTCAAATCATAATAAGTTACTTCTTTTACAGATAGAGGCCTTTCAGGGAAAGAAACTGAGCGTGCTGAAACAAGAATTGGATATTGTGTAATTACCTTATACGGCTTTGGGACACGAATTGATTTGGTGGCATACATCACATTTAAACCAAGAGCCTCTCCTTCAAACATTGATGGTCCAATTTTTCTGAGTCAAAAATGCAACGTAACTGAGGTCTTTCTCAGCTCGCTGAATAAGAATTGCTTTAGTCATAAATAAGTATATATGGCTGTATAAAATACATATGATTGAAGTTTCATATGTCAAACTGAGCTGGTCTTGTTAATGTATAAACCAGCACAACAAAATTATCAGAGGAACCATAATTTCAGACTCAGAGCACGGAAACTTCAATAACCATTAACTGATATTATATTTAGAACAGAAAGCCTTAATTTTGCATGCAGATGTACAAAAACTTATGGTTTTATGGATATTGTTAAATATGGTTTACAACACTTAATTGTTCTTTTTACCCCTTGCTTGTTCATATTCAAATGTTACTATTAGTGAACAAATTAGGGATACCCAGAGTAACAAATCGAGTCCACAAATTTTATCAGCAAAGCAAAATCTATCTTAATTTTTTCAGGTTTATATAAGATAATTTGCTCAATCCATTCATGGAGAGTTCTCACCTTTGAGTTTTGCTAGATTAACCTCATTTTAGTTTAAGAGGCTTGGTTAGATTGATTGATGTAACAAAATACCAGTGAAAGGGCCATGAAGTAAACACATTATGTGGTAATAAATACTAGTTAACAGCATAAAAAGTTGACGAATGTTTGCAATGTTTTCACATATATATGGTTGCCTATAGAATGGCATCCAAAACACCCATAACTCACTATTGACCCACTGTATTTAAAAACTCAATCTTGGATAATGAGCATGTGATGATCATTTAGGCAAGCATAAAGAAATGGGATAATAAGCTGGTTAGGGAGAGATAACAGATCTGTATTAGAGCaa from Elaeis guineensis isolate ETL-2024a chromosome 9, EG11, whole genome shotgun sequence includes these protein-coding regions:
- the LOC105043388 gene encoding protein-ribulosamine 3-kinase, chloroplastic isoform X1, with the translated sequence MAAMSDDPIRAWILTEGKATQITRISPIGGGCVSHASRYDTDSGPFFVKTNRKIGPSMFEGEALGLNVMYATKSIRVPKPYKVGPLPTGGSYIIMEFIKFGSSRGSQSVLGRNLAEMHKAGKSEKGFGFAVDNTIGSTPQINTWSSDWIEFFAEHRLGYQLKLALKQYGDSSMHEKGQRLIKNMRQLFEGVVIEPCLLHGDLWSGNIGCDENGDPVILDPACYYGHNEAEFGMSWCAGFGGSFYNSYFEVMPKQPGFENRRDLYKLYHYLNHYNLFGSGYRSSAMSIINGYLQMLKA
- the LOC105043388 gene encoding protein-ribulosamine 3-kinase, chloroplastic isoform X2; protein product: MFEGEALGLNVMYATKSIRVPKPYKVGPLPTGGSYIIMEFIKFGSSRGSQSVLGRNLAEMHKAGKSEKGFGFAVDNTIGSTPQINTWSSDWIEFFAEHRLGYQLKLALKQYGDSSMHEKGQRLIKNMRQLFEGVVIEPCLLHGDLWSGNIGCDENGDPVILDPACYYGHNEAEFGMSWCAGFGGSFYNSYFEVMPKQPGFENRRDLYKLYHYLNHYNLFGSGYRSSAMSIINGYLQMLKA